A single Corynebacterium resistens DSM 45100 DNA region contains:
- a CDS encoding metal-dependent transcriptional regulator encodes MRDLVDTTEMYLRTIYELEEEGIPPLRARISERLGQSGPTVSQTVARMERDGLLSIARDRSLKLSAEGRELATAVMRKHRLAERLLTDVIGLPWEKVHDEACRWEHVMGDEVEQRLVEVLAEYTTSPFGNPIPGLDALVDPKDSDGVAQLRTSVQALKERETVRASDIDTDTQTRAILLAINEIVQVEHKIMAKLATFNMSLGSEVTLQTTEDGNLLVSNSHGSVTIPEELSHALRVQIVD; translated from the coding sequence GTGCGAGATTTGGTCGATACCACTGAGATGTATCTGCGCACCATTTACGAACTTGAGGAGGAAGGCATTCCTCCACTGCGCGCTCGCATCTCCGAACGCTTGGGCCAATCTGGACCAACCGTGAGCCAAACTGTCGCGCGCATGGAGCGCGATGGCCTTTTGAGCATCGCACGCGATCGCAGCCTAAAGCTGTCCGCAGAAGGGCGAGAATTGGCGACTGCTGTGATGCGCAAGCACCGCTTGGCTGAACGACTTCTCACCGACGTTATCGGCCTGCCTTGGGAAAAGGTCCACGATGAAGCGTGCCGTTGGGAGCACGTCATGGGCGACGAAGTTGAGCAGCGACTAGTTGAGGTCTTGGCCGAGTACACCACCTCGCCTTTCGGTAATCCTATTCCTGGACTCGACGCCCTCGTGGATCCAAAAGACTCTGACGGAGTGGCACAACTGCGCACCAGCGTACAGGCCCTGAAAGAACGTGAAACTGTCCGTGCCTCTGACATCGACACTGACACGCAAACTCGCGCTATCCTCCTCGCGATTAACGAAATTGTGCAGGTGGAGCACAAGATCATGGCAAAGCTCGCCACGTTCAACATGTCACTGGGCAGCGAGGTGACGCTGCAGACCACAGAAGATGGCAATCTGCTCGTCTCCAACTCCCATGGCAGCGTCACTATCCCCGAAGAGCTCAGCCACGCCTTGCGCGTGCAGATCGTTGACTAG
- a CDS encoding DUF4192 family protein yields the protein MTTFEQFADNLNNRRDKENIPHFEQDSALGETPGREPINLGSDPGALLATLPALLGFVPEQSLVVVGLVPSSCTTLSRMTVGPVVRVDFHREAVKEGVETLIEAIRSTGSTELSDCEAVLIGIGASGQKRSRALSQARGILEEHNVTINGHFLVKQLVSGARWREINTNTFGYVGDVDDNPVQNIATLAGAVRMRDRTEMEHWLDEEPEALDLVATRCMLGCDAQKVVACAEEGHGLCVQRSAGVEDVIDFYTAVADIVDGERSLEEASTDVHLLTQIAYIALSDVLHPTLIVAGAGAHAAIVRDLLASAARRCRGTSRWRIMAILSMVLGGNDEGTLAFATLMRTMNELETVGEENSITAALTLSAIGAHHRGKSRDFLYLALNRGVQVLAACHDDLHLAVDLGAKVEELLYDFDACLDILDIAFLKRSGAFEQVEAGPMNRSEERGAS from the coding sequence ATGACCACATTCGAGCAGTTTGCAGACAACCTCAACAACCGCAGAGACAAAGAAAATATTCCCCACTTCGAGCAGGACAGTGCGTTGGGCGAAACTCCCGGGAGGGAACCCATCAATCTGGGCTCGGATCCAGGAGCTTTGCTTGCCACATTGCCAGCACTTCTTGGGTTCGTGCCCGAACAATCTCTGGTGGTGGTTGGCCTTGTTCCCTCGAGTTGTACAACACTAAGTCGGATGACGGTCGGCCCAGTGGTGAGGGTTGATTTTCATCGGGAAGCGGTAAAGGAAGGTGTTGAAACCCTTATCGAAGCGATTCGCTCCACCGGTTCAACCGAACTTAGCGATTGTGAAGCAGTTTTGATAGGTATCGGGGCCTCGGGCCAGAAGCGCAGCCGGGCTTTGTCTCAGGCTCGAGGAATTCTTGAAGAACACAATGTGACAATCAATGGGCATTTTCTTGTCAAGCAACTCGTTTCCGGCGCACGGTGGCGGGAGATCAATACCAATACGTTTGGTTATGTAGGAGATGTTGACGATAACCCGGTGCAGAACATCGCGACCCTCGCTGGCGCCGTCAGAATGCGTGACCGCACGGAGATGGAACACTGGTTAGACGAAGAACCTGAGGCGCTAGACCTTGTGGCGACCCGATGCATGCTGGGGTGCGATGCTCAAAAGGTAGTCGCATGCGCGGAGGAGGGCCACGGGCTGTGCGTGCAGCGTTCCGCGGGTGTGGAAGATGTTATTGACTTTTATACCGCTGTTGCAGACATCGTTGACGGGGAACGCAGTTTGGAAGAGGCCAGTACCGATGTGCACCTATTGACGCAGATCGCCTACATCGCTCTCAGCGATGTGCTGCATCCAACCCTCATTGTTGCGGGCGCGGGGGCACATGCCGCAATCGTTCGAGATCTCCTCGCCTCTGCGGCGCGGCGGTGCCGAGGAACCTCCCGCTGGCGGATTATGGCGATCCTCTCCATGGTTCTAGGCGGAAACGACGAAGGAACCTTGGCTTTTGCCACCCTCATGAGAACGATGAATGAGCTGGAAACGGTAGGGGAGGAAAACTCCATCACCGCAGCACTCACCCTCAGCGCAATCGGTGCTCATCACCGCGGAAAGTCTCGAGACTTTCTCTACCTCGCTTTGAATCGCGGGGTCCAAGTTCTCGCCGCATGTCACGACGATCTTCATCTGGCCGTGGACCTTGGCGCCAAGGTGGAAGAACTTCTCTATGATTTCGACGCCTGCCTCGACATCCTCGACATTGCATTCCTCAAGCGATCCGGGGCTTTTGAGCAAGTTGAGGCGGGCCCAATGAACCGGTCTGAGGAGCGCGGGGCAAGCTGA
- a CDS encoding sigma-70 family RNA polymerase sigma factor, whose amino-acid sequence MSNSMYDSMAGVNDSDDRDGGQTEDKGRRRGNNENPSADLVRVYLNGIGKTALLTAEDEVELSQRIEVGLYAEHLLKNSTDLTRARKRDLKILAREGKAARSHLLEANLRLVVSLAKRYTGRGMPLLDLIQEGNLGLIRAMEKFDYTKGFKFSTYATWWIRQAITRGMADQSRTIRLPVHLVEQVNKLSRIKREMYQHLGREATNEELAEESGIEESKIELLLKQSRDPVSLDMPVGSDEEAPLGDFIEDSDATDAEAAVVASLRHSDVRAVLGTLEEREQDVIKLRYGLDDGMPRTLDQIGRRFGLSRERVRQIEREVMAKLREGHRADKLREYAV is encoded by the coding sequence ATGAGCAACTCCATGTACGACAGCATGGCGGGCGTCAACGATTCTGATGATCGCGATGGCGGACAGACCGAGGATAAAGGTCGCCGACGGGGCAATAATGAGAATCCGTCCGCTGACTTGGTTCGTGTCTATCTCAATGGCATCGGCAAAACGGCCCTCCTGACTGCAGAGGATGAAGTTGAGCTCTCCCAGCGCATCGAGGTCGGTTTGTATGCAGAGCATCTCCTGAAAAACTCCACGGACCTCACTCGCGCCCGCAAACGCGACCTGAAGATCCTGGCCCGCGAAGGAAAAGCCGCGCGCAGTCACCTCTTAGAGGCCAACCTGCGCCTAGTTGTTTCTTTGGCTAAGCGCTACACCGGTCGCGGCATGCCATTGCTGGATCTCATCCAAGAAGGAAACTTGGGGTTGATCCGCGCCATGGAAAAATTCGACTACACCAAGGGGTTTAAGTTCTCGACGTACGCCACGTGGTGGATTCGCCAAGCAATCACCCGCGGCATGGCGGATCAATCCCGCACCATTCGCTTGCCAGTTCACCTCGTAGAGCAGGTAAACAAGCTTTCTCGCATTAAACGTGAGATGTATCAGCACCTGGGTCGCGAAGCTACCAACGAGGAACTTGCGGAAGAGTCCGGTATCGAAGAATCCAAGATTGAACTACTTCTTAAGCAGTCTCGCGATCCTGTGAGCTTGGATATGCCAGTAGGTTCCGACGAGGAAGCCCCATTGGGAGACTTCATTGAAGATTCGGACGCCACCGATGCGGAAGCTGCTGTGGTTGCTTCCCTTCGCCACTCCGATGTTCGCGCTGTTCTAGGCACCCTCGAAGAGCGTGAGCAGGACGTGATCAAGCTGCGTTATGGGCTCGATGACGGCATGCCTCGTACCTTGGATCAGATTGGACGTCGTTTCGGGCTCTCCCGCGAGCGGGTACGCCAGATTGAACGAGAAGTCATGGCAAAACTGCGTGAAGGGCATCGCGCGGACAAATTGCGCGAGTATGCTGTCTAA